A genomic region of Thermus hydrothermalis contains the following coding sequences:
- a CDS encoding tetratricopeptide repeat protein: protein MPDELRLYLKERFAVQGPVSPGRFEAELAKRVGSPARREPLLKAWRAYLAGGGREAVRSFYREVLKVPKGEALVYGMHLPFLEFYAKEVPPRVEGQVLEVGAFTGALVGYLQRRRPELSWHALDGVEEAVALGRKRVPEVAWHQGWAEEVDLPPFDTLLLLSVFPEGLVDQDLESRLEPEAFWKRFAFFERLPLFARLLKPGGLLIYGHGPFLGKSPEGVEEGFRRLGFREVERVGEGEYFLVLARRPEALAEVRAEEALWEEPALEPVAVLAEGPDLSRVRALLEAGQYAEVLALLPEGAEGEAAYLRGRALFALSRFAEAEEALRRALSEEAEDLRALVLVELGEYARAQGRLEALAVRGGRYRLALGRVYLAQGRYADALRQFVESGLPEAELYVREALERIAERMRRFAREGEWAEVSRRAEFVEDLSPSLLTREMLRLGLKAALLQGLFARAERYARRLADLDEAEGFLGLALAALRLRTPLDYRGEDLKGVEPFLTEALARAEIPEALLLLGVLREREGRHREALYLLERAAQRGEGEVAGLAYHHLAEVKRALRRPLKEVLGDHKRAHALKAYPAPYLFRLAQEALAGGEEVLARELLSRARDAGLSEVAEEDLRGLLSLLERLEGPWAAFHVLYQALGRTPEPPLELLALAYRLSRSFRESPEAEAVRGQYLAALYASGQVAEAEALLKAELAQDPQALEVLFDLAEHEEAKGNWRKAAEYWQKALEVALYREKDLELARELLRNLLFLRPHDESLLLYLEELKAVARGLKALGEEAKPLSETPEELLEEALPRFHGEHLLVVGGHTQLRSRLVPFLEERGLKVDWFDADSAGVGKEALKRILNRLERAHGLMIVSSYVGHDLSEPVRLEAERLGIPVHIIPGRARGATGFLRALKGFAPELFKRALKGVQ from the coding sequence ATGCCCGACGAGCTAAGGCTCTACCTAAAGGAGCGTTTTGCCGTTCAGGGGCCCGTTTCCCCGGGGCGCTTTGAGGCGGAACTGGCCAAGCGCGTGGGAAGCCCGGCCCGGCGGGAGCCCCTCCTCAAGGCCTGGCGGGCCTACCTGGCGGGCGGGGGAAGGGAGGCGGTGCGAAGTTTCTACCGGGAGGTGCTCAAGGTGCCCAAGGGGGAGGCCTTGGTCTACGGCATGCACCTTCCCTTTTTGGAGTTCTACGCCAAGGAGGTGCCTCCCCGGGTGGAGGGGCAGGTCCTGGAGGTGGGGGCCTTCACGGGGGCCCTGGTGGGGTACCTGCAGAGGAGGCGGCCCGAGCTTTCCTGGCACGCCTTGGACGGGGTGGAGGAGGCGGTGGCCTTGGGGAGGAAGCGGGTGCCGGAGGTGGCTTGGCACCAGGGCTGGGCCGAGGAGGTGGACCTTCCCCCCTTTGATACCCTGCTTCTCCTCTCCGTCTTCCCCGAGGGGCTCGTGGACCAGGACCTGGAAAGCCGCCTGGAGCCCGAGGCCTTTTGGAAGCGCTTCGCCTTCTTTGAGCGCCTGCCCCTTTTCGCCCGGCTCCTAAAGCCGGGGGGGCTCCTCATCTATGGCCACGGGCCCTTCCTCGGGAAAAGCCCCGAGGGGGTGGAGGAGGGCTTTAGGCGGCTTGGCTTCCGGGAGGTGGAGCGGGTGGGGGAAGGGGAGTACTTTCTGGTCCTCGCCCGCAGGCCCGAGGCCTTGGCGGAGGTGCGGGCGGAGGAGGCCCTTTGGGAAGAGCCCGCCTTAGAGCCCGTGGCGGTCTTGGCGGAGGGGCCGGACCTGAGCCGGGTGCGGGCCCTCTTGGAGGCGGGGCAGTACGCCGAGGTGCTCGCCCTTCTGCCCGAAGGGGCGGAGGGGGAGGCGGCCTACTTACGGGGGAGGGCCCTTTTCGCCCTTTCCCGCTTCGCCGAGGCGGAGGAAGCCTTAAGGCGGGCCCTTTCCGAGGAGGCGGAGGACCTTAGGGCCCTGGTGCTGGTGGAGCTCGGGGAGTACGCCCGGGCCCAGGGGCGCCTCGAGGCCCTGGCGGTGCGGGGCGGGCGGTACCGCCTGGCCTTGGGGCGGGTCTACCTGGCCCAGGGGCGGTACGCCGACGCCCTAAGGCAGTTCGTGGAGTCGGGGCTTCCCGAGGCGGAGCTTTACGTGCGGGAGGCCCTGGAGCGCATCGCCGAGCGCATGCGCCGCTTCGCCCGGGAAGGGGAGTGGGCGGAGGTGAGCCGCCGGGCGGAGTTCGTGGAGGACCTCTCCCCAAGCCTCCTCACCCGGGAGATGCTAAGGCTGGGCCTAAAGGCGGCCCTTCTCCAGGGGCTTTTCGCCCGGGCGGAGCGCTACGCCCGCCGGCTTGCCGACCTGGACGAGGCCGAGGGCTTCTTGGGCCTGGCCCTGGCCGCCTTGCGCCTGCGCACGCCCTTGGACTACCGGGGGGAGGACCTTAAGGGGGTGGAGCCTTTCCTCACCGAGGCCTTGGCCCGGGCGGAGATCCCCGAGGCCCTTTTGCTCCTCGGGGTCCTGCGGGAGCGGGAAGGGCGCCACCGCGAAGCCCTTTACCTCCTGGAGCGGGCGGCCCAGCGGGGAGAAGGGGAGGTGGCGGGGCTTGCGTACCACCACCTGGCGGAGGTGAAGCGGGCCCTGAGGCGCCCCTTGAAGGAGGTCCTGGGGGACCACAAGCGGGCCCACGCCCTAAAGGCCTACCCCGCCCCCTACCTCTTCCGCCTGGCCCAGGAGGCCCTGGCGGGGGGGGAGGAGGTCTTGGCCCGGGAGCTCCTCTCCCGGGCCCGGGACGCCGGCCTCAGCGAGGTGGCGGAGGAGGACCTAAGGGGGCTTCTTTCCCTCCTAGAGAGGCTAGAAGGCCCCTGGGCCGCCTTCCACGTCCTCTATCAGGCCTTGGGCCGCACCCCCGAGCCCCCTTTAGAGCTTTTGGCCCTGGCCTACCGCCTTTCCCGCTCCTTCCGGGAAAGCCCGGAGGCGGAGGCGGTGCGGGGGCAGTATCTGGCGGCCCTCTACGCCTCGGGGCAGGTGGCGGAGGCGGAGGCCCTTCTGAAGGCGGAGCTTGCGCAAGACCCCCAGGCCCTCGAGGTCCTCTTTGACCTGGCGGAGCACGAGGAGGCCAAGGGGAACTGGCGGAAGGCGGCGGAGTACTGGCAAAAGGCCCTGGAGGTGGCCCTCTACCGGGAGAAGGACTTGGAGCTTGCCCGGGAGCTTCTCCGTAACCTCCTCTTCCTAAGGCCCCACGACGAGAGCCTCCTCCTCTACCTGGAGGAGCTCAAGGCCGTGGCCCGGGGGCTTAAGGCCCTGGGGGAGGAGGCCAAGCCCCTATCGGAAACCCCGGAGGAGCTTCTGGAGGAGGCCCTGCCCCGCTTCCACGGGGAGCACCTCCTGGTGGTGGGGGGGCACACGCAACTCCGAAGCCGCCTCGTGCCCTTCCTGGAGGAGCGGGGGCTTAAGGTGGACTGGTTTGACGCCGATAGCGCCGGGGTGGGGAAGGAGGCTTTGAAGCGCATCCTGAACCGCCTGGAGCGGGCCCACGGCCTCATGATCGTCTCCAGCTACGTGGGCCACGACCTTTCCGAGCCGGTGCGCCTCGAGGCCGAACGCCTGGGCATCCCGGTCCACATCATCCCCGGGCGGGCCCGGGGGGCCACGGGCTTCCTCCGGGCCCTGAAGGGCTTTGCCCCCGAGCTCTTCAAGCGGGCCCTCAAGGGGGTACAGTAG
- a CDS encoding Glu/Leu/Phe/Val family dehydrogenase — MKSEPLSYLGKDGGPWEIFTEQVDRVVPYLGRYAPLAESLKRPKRVLIVDVPIHLDDGTVAHFEGYRVHHNTARGPAKGGVRYHPEVTLSEVMALAAWMTIKNAAVGLPYGGGKGGIRVDPKKLSPHELERLTRRYTSEIGILLGPDRDIPAPDVNTGEREMAWMMDTYSMNVGRTVPGVVTGKPIALGGSLGRRDATGRGVFVTAAAAAEKIGLPIEGSRVTLQGFGNVGNAAARIFHDHGARIIAVQDHTGTIYNEAGIDPYDLLRHVAEYGGVRGYPKAEPLPNPEFWAVPTDFLIPAALEKQITEQNAWRIQAKIIAEGANGPTTPAADDILQEKGVLVVPDVIANAGGVTVSYFEWVQDFNSYFWTEEEINRRLERVLRGAFEAVWQVSQEKRIPLRTAAYVVAATRVLEARALRGLYP, encoded by the coding sequence ATGAAGAGCGAACCCCTTTCCTACCTGGGCAAAGACGGCGGTCCTTGGGAGATTTTTACCGAGCAGGTGGACCGGGTGGTCCCCTACCTGGGGCGCTACGCCCCCTTGGCGGAAAGCCTCAAGCGGCCCAAGCGGGTCCTGATCGTGGACGTGCCCATCCACCTGGACGACGGCACCGTGGCCCACTTTGAGGGCTACCGCGTCCACCATAACACCGCCCGCGGCCCCGCCAAGGGCGGGGTGCGCTACCACCCCGAGGTCACCCTCTCGGAGGTTATGGCCCTGGCGGCCTGGATGACCATCAAGAACGCCGCCGTGGGCCTGCCCTACGGCGGGGGCAAAGGGGGCATTAGGGTAGACCCCAAGAAGCTTTCCCCCCACGAGCTAGAGCGCCTTACCCGCCGCTATACCTCGGAGATCGGCATCCTCTTGGGCCCGGACCGGGACATCCCGGCCCCCGACGTGAACACCGGGGAGCGGGAGATGGCCTGGATGATGGACACCTACTCCATGAACGTGGGCCGCACCGTGCCCGGGGTGGTGACGGGGAAGCCCATCGCCCTAGGGGGCTCCTTGGGGCGGCGGGACGCCACGGGTCGGGGGGTCTTCGTCACCGCGGCGGCGGCGGCGGAGAAGATTGGGCTTCCCATTGAAGGGAGCCGGGTCACGCTCCAGGGCTTTGGCAACGTGGGGAACGCCGCCGCCCGCATCTTCCACGACCACGGGGCCCGGATCATCGCCGTGCAGGACCACACGGGGACCATCTACAACGAGGCGGGGATTGACCCTTACGACCTCCTCCGCCACGTGGCGGAGTACGGGGGGGTGCGGGGCTACCCCAAGGCGGAGCCCCTGCCCAACCCGGAGTTCTGGGCGGTGCCCACGGACTTTCTCATCCCCGCCGCCTTGGAGAAGCAGATCACCGAGCAGAATGCCTGGCGCATCCAGGCCAAGATCATCGCCGAGGGGGCCAACGGCCCCACCACCCCCGCCGCGGACGACATCCTGCAGGAGAAGGGCGTACTGGTGGTGCCGGACGTGATCGCCAACGCCGGGGGCGTCACGGTGAGCTACTTTGAATGGGTGCAGGACTTTAACTCCTACTTCTGGACGGAGGAGGAGATCAACCGGAGGTTGGAGAGGGTTTTGCGGGGTGCCTTTGAGGCGGTCTGGCAGGTGAGCCAGGAGAAGCGGATCCCCTTGCGCACCGCCGCCTACGTGGTGGCCGCCACGAGGGTCCTCGAGGCCCGGGCCCTGAGGGGGCTCTACCCCTAG
- a CDS encoding 1,9-bis(guanidino)-5-aza-nonane synthase, with translation MEKKELLSTPVVPIDIKAFDAGPILEAMGRTAFQARNLHRAAEIYLRMLEDDATVILTLAGSLVSAGQGLIIHDLIRKGLVDVIVATGANIVDQDFFEALGHRHYQGDPKADDETLRRLWIDRIYDTYIDEEELRHTDYTIAEIADSLEPRPYSSREFIWHMGRYLAERGLGERSIVRAAYEEGVPIFVPAFSDSSAGFGLVYHQVKNPKAHVTIDSVADFRELTEIKLKAGTTGLVMLGGGVPKNFAQDIVVVAEVLGHQVEMHKYAIQITVADERDGGLSGSTLSEAQSWGKVDAALSQMVFAEATLAFPLLASYVYHRAPMRAKRRYADLFRREVPA, from the coding sequence ATGGAGAAGAAGGAACTCCTCTCTACGCCCGTGGTCCCCATTGACATCAAGGCCTTTGACGCCGGGCCCATCCTCGAGGCCATGGGCAGGACCGCCTTCCAGGCGAGAAACCTCCACAGGGCGGCGGAGATCTACCTCCGGATGCTGGAGGACGACGCTACCGTCATCCTCACCCTGGCGGGGAGCCTGGTTTCCGCCGGCCAAGGCCTCATCATCCACGACCTGATCCGCAAAGGGCTGGTGGATGTCATTGTGGCCACGGGGGCCAACATCGTGGACCAGGACTTCTTTGAGGCCCTGGGCCACCGCCACTACCAGGGAGACCCCAAGGCGGACGACGAAACCCTCCGCCGCCTCTGGATTGACCGCATCTACGACACCTACATTGACGAGGAAGAGCTCCGCCACACGGACTACACCATCGCCGAAATCGCCGACAGTCTAGAGCCCCGTCCCTACTCCAGCCGGGAGTTCATCTGGCACATGGGCCGGTACCTGGCGGAAAGGGGCTTAGGGGAGAGAAGCATCGTGCGGGCAGCGTACGAGGAAGGGGTACCCATCTTCGTCCCCGCTTTCTCCGACTCCTCCGCAGGCTTCGGCCTCGTCTACCACCAGGTGAAAAACCCCAAGGCCCACGTGACCATTGACTCGGTGGCGGACTTCCGCGAGCTCACGGAGATCAAGCTCAAGGCGGGGACCACCGGGCTCGTGATGCTCGGGGGTGGGGTGCCCAAGAACTTCGCCCAGGACATCGTGGTGGTGGCGGAGGTTCTGGGCCACCAGGTGGAGATGCACAAGTACGCCATCCAGATCACCGTGGCGGACGAGCGGGACGGGGGGCTTTCCGGCTCCACCCTTTCCGAGGCGCAAAGCTGGGGCAAGGTGGACGCCGCCCTCTCCCAGATGGTCTTTGCCGAGGCCACCTTGGCCTTCCCCCTCCTCGCCTCCTACGTCTACCACCGGGCCCCCATGCGGGCCAAGCGCCGCTACGCCGACCTTTTCCGTAGGGAGGTGCCCGCTTAG
- a CDS encoding redox-sensing transcriptional repressor Rex, giving the protein MKVPSAAIIRLVTYLRILEELEAKGVHRTSSEQLAELAQVTAFQVRKDLSYFGSYGTRGVGYTVPVLKRELRHILGLNRRWGLCIVGMGRLGSALADYPGFGESFELRGFFDVDPEKIGRPVGKGVVEHIDRLPERVPGRIEIALLTVPREAAQEAADRLVAAGIKGILNFAPAVLEVPKEVAVENVDFLAGLARLTFSILNPKWREEMMG; this is encoded by the coding sequence ATGAAGGTTCCGAGCGCCGCCATTATCCGCTTGGTCACCTACCTGCGCATCCTGGAGGAATTGGAGGCCAAGGGGGTTCACCGCACGAGCTCGGAGCAACTGGCCGAGCTCGCCCAGGTGACTGCCTTCCAGGTGCGCAAGGACCTCTCCTATTTCGGCTCCTACGGCACCCGGGGCGTGGGGTACACGGTCCCGGTGCTCAAGCGGGAGCTCAGGCACATCCTGGGCCTGAACCGCCGCTGGGGGCTTTGCATCGTGGGCATGGGCCGCTTGGGGAGCGCCCTCGCCGATTACCCGGGCTTTGGGGAGAGCTTTGAGCTCCGGGGCTTCTTTGACGTGGACCCCGAGAAGATAGGGCGGCCCGTGGGCAAGGGGGTGGTGGAGCACATAGACCGGCTCCCCGAGCGGGTTCCCGGGCGCATAGAGATCGCCCTCCTCACCGTGCCCCGGGAGGCGGCCCAGGAAGCCGCCGACCGCCTGGTGGCGGCCGGGATCAAGGGCATCCTGAACTTCGCCCCCGCCGTCCTCGAGGTGCCCAAGGAGGTGGCGGTGGAAAACGTGGACTTCTTGGCCGGACTTGCCAGGCTGACTTTCTCTATACTAAACCCCAAGTGGCGAGAGGAGATGATGGGGTGA
- a CDS encoding menaquinone biosynthesis family protein: MEALKLGYSPCPNDTFIFYALVHGEVPSPVPVEAVLEDVETLNRFALEGRLPLTKLSYAAYGRVRDRYVALRSGGALGRGVGPLLVAKRPLKRLEGARVAIPGRNTTAFLLLSLYAEGFHPVEVRYDRIMPLVAQGEVDAGLIIHESRFTYPQNGLVKLLDLGEWWEGETGLPLPLGAILARRDLGEDLIRALDEAVRRSLEYAFAHPEKTLPYLKAHAQELSEEVIWAHVRTYVNPFSLDVGEEGEKAVETLFALAEAKGLLPPSTSPLFR, from the coding sequence ATGGAGGCCTTAAAGCTCGGCTACTCCCCTTGCCCCAACGACACCTTCATCTTCTACGCCCTGGTGCACGGCGAGGTGCCAAGCCCCGTGCCCGTGGAGGCGGTCTTGGAGGACGTGGAAACCCTAAACCGCTTTGCCCTAGAGGGGCGGCTTCCCCTCACCAAGCTCTCCTACGCCGCCTACGGCCGGGTGCGGGACCGGTACGTGGCCCTGAGGAGCGGGGGGGCCTTGGGCCGGGGGGTGGGGCCCCTTTTGGTGGCCAAGAGGCCCCTCAAGCGGTTGGAGGGAGCGCGGGTGGCCATCCCCGGGCGGAACACCACGGCCTTTTTGCTCCTTTCCCTTTACGCCGAGGGCTTCCACCCGGTGGAGGTGCGCTACGACCGGATCATGCCCCTGGTGGCCCAAGGCGAGGTGGACGCAGGGCTCATCATCCACGAAAGCCGCTTCACCTACCCCCAGAACGGCCTGGTGAAGCTTTTGGACCTGGGGGAGTGGTGGGAAGGGGAGACGGGCCTGCCCCTGCCCCTGGGGGCCATCCTGGCCCGGCGGGACCTGGGGGAGGACCTCATCCGGGCCCTGGACGAGGCGGTGCGGAGGAGCCTGGAATACGCCTTCGCCCACCCCGAGAAGACCCTGCCCTACCTCAAGGCCCACGCCCAGGAGCTTTCCGAGGAGGTCATCTGGGCCCACGTGCGCACCTACGTGAACCCCTTTAGCCTGGACGTGGGGGAGGAGGGGGAGAAGGCGGTGGAAACGCTCTTCGCCCTGGCGGAGGCCAAGGGGCTTTTGCCGCCCTCCACCTCCCCCCTTTTCCGGTAG
- a CDS encoding Crp/Fnr family transcriptional regulator, which yields MFQELPLEARRELARIFLPLRVRRGASLYALGDGVDGVYLVREGLFWLEGPRSATGEAVSLGVVGPGGLLGEEALVGERRRTAGATALTYAELLFAKTEELAALRRAPEVETFFLKALYGRLKAAEEALWAARHLSVAQRLARLLLTLAREGEVALSHQDLAHMVGATRETVTKLLGEWALKGLVDLGYRRVELRDPEALARLAEAL from the coding sequence ATGTTCCAGGAACTTCCCCTCGAGGCCCGGCGGGAGCTGGCCCGCATCTTCCTGCCCCTAAGGGTGCGGCGGGGGGCGAGCCTGTACGCCCTAGGGGACGGGGTGGATGGGGTCTATTTGGTGCGGGAAGGGCTTTTCTGGCTGGAGGGCCCCCGTTCGGCCACGGGAGAGGCGGTGAGCCTGGGGGTGGTGGGGCCGGGGGGGCTTTTGGGGGAGGAGGCCCTGGTGGGGGAGAGGCGGCGCACCGCCGGGGCCACGGCCCTCACCTACGCCGAGCTCCTCTTCGCCAAGACGGAGGAGCTCGCCGCCCTAAGGCGTGCCCCGGAAGTGGAAACCTTTTTCCTCAAGGCCCTCTACGGGAGGCTTAAGGCCGCGGAGGAGGCCCTTTGGGCGGCCCGCCACCTCTCCGTGGCCCAGCGCCTGGCCCGCCTCCTCCTCACCCTGGCCCGGGAAGGGGAGGTGGCCCTCTCCCACCAGGACCTGGCCCACATGGTGGGGGCCACCCGGGAAACCGTGACCAAGCTCCTGGGGGAGTGGGCCTTGAAGGGCCTGGTGGACCTGGGCTACCGGCGGGTGGAGCTCCGGGACCCGGAGGCCCTTGCCCGTTTGGCCGAGGCGCTATAG
- a CDS encoding GNAT family N-acetyltransferase, producing the protein MDWPRFGRVTLKPFGAGLSEAEWKGLYETFRDPEVAEWNGSSPLRTPFWLFKRFVQAEMRRKDRLAFAILDEAGEYLGTLELYDLTPEEATLGILIGKKERWGQGYGTEAVRAALAYAFDVLGLKRVKLRTYAHNLRARRAFQKAGFREVGLGPGPKGKEDVYMEVRREDFGPEA; encoded by the coding sequence GTGGACTGGCCCCGCTTTGGCCGCGTGACCCTGAAGCCCTTCGGTGCGGGGCTGAGCGAGGCGGAGTGGAAGGGCCTCTACGAGACCTTCCGCGACCCCGAGGTGGCGGAGTGGAACGGCTCTAGCCCCTTGCGTACCCCTTTCTGGCTCTTCAAGCGCTTTGTCCAGGCGGAGATGCGGCGGAAGGACCGCCTGGCCTTCGCCATCCTGGACGAAGCGGGGGAGTATCTGGGCACCCTGGAGCTTTACGACCTCACCCCGGAGGAGGCCACCTTGGGCATTCTCATCGGCAAAAAGGAACGCTGGGGCCAGGGCTACGGCACGGAGGCGGTGCGGGCGGCCTTGGCCTACGCCTTTGACGTCTTGGGCCTAAAGCGGGTGAAGCTCCGCACCTATGCCCACAACCTCCGGGCCCGGCGGGCCTTCCAGAAGGCGGGCTTCCGCGAGGTGGGCCTGGGCCCCGGGCCCAAGGGCAAGGAGGACGTGTACATGGAGGTGCGCCGTGAGGATTTTGGCCCCGAGGCTTAG
- a CDS encoding polyprenyl synthetase family protein, whose protein sequence is MTVHEVLEAPLLRFEEALSELVQSEVLFVRLIHQDLVTAGGKRIRPRLVFLASRALGGAPFDLELALAVELLHSATLLHDDLIDDAETRRGKEAAFRKYGNAVSVLSGDFLLSRLLFVIAKTGRMDLVERFAEVAKTLSEGEVLQFQVAALEDYSLENYERIITAKTAALMALCTEGPALLKGEAEEVREALRRFGLLYGQAFQMRDDYLDLMGTPEALGKPVGGDVREGKATLLTLLLMERFPEVREILRRKGREAGDLERLRALALESGVAEEVEERIRQRAEAAARALSPLPDSPYKEALKALALEEAKRLS, encoded by the coding sequence GTGACGGTCCACGAGGTCCTCGAGGCCCCCCTCCTGCGCTTTGAGGAAGCCCTTTCCGAGCTGGTCCAATCCGAGGTCCTCTTCGTCCGCCTCATCCACCAGGACCTGGTGACCGCCGGGGGCAAGCGCATCCGCCCCCGGCTGGTGTTCTTGGCCTCGAGGGCCTTGGGCGGCGCGCCCTTTGACCTGGAGCTCGCCTTGGCCGTGGAGCTCCTCCACTCCGCCACCCTCCTCCACGACGACCTCATTGACGATGCGGAAACGCGCCGGGGCAAGGAGGCCGCCTTCCGCAAGTACGGCAACGCCGTCTCCGTGCTTTCCGGGGACTTCCTCCTTTCCCGGCTCCTCTTCGTCATCGCCAAGACCGGGCGCATGGACTTGGTGGAGCGCTTTGCCGAGGTGGCCAAGACCTTGTCCGAAGGGGAGGTGCTCCAGTTCCAGGTGGCGGCCCTGGAGGACTACTCCCTGGAGAACTACGAGCGCATCATCACCGCCAAGACCGCTGCCCTCATGGCCCTTTGCACCGAGGGGCCGGCCCTCTTAAAGGGCGAGGCCGAGGAGGTGCGGGAAGCCCTCCGCCGCTTTGGCCTCCTCTACGGCCAGGCCTTCCAGATGCGGGACGACTACCTGGACCTCATGGGTACCCCCGAGGCCCTGGGCAAGCCCGTGGGGGGGGATGTGCGGGAGGGGAAGGCCACCCTCCTCACCCTCCTCCTCATGGAACGCTTCCCCGAGGTGCGGGAAATCCTTAGGCGCAAGGGGCGGGAAGCGGGGGACCTGGAGCGGCTCAGGGCCTTGGCCCTTGAGAGCGGGGTGGCCGAGGAGGTGGAGGAAAGAATCCGCCAGCGGGCTGAGGCGGCGGCCAGGGCCCTCTCGCCCTTGCCCGATAGCCCCTATAAGGAGGCCCTGAAGGCCCTGGCCCTCGAGGAAGCGAAGCGGCTTTCCTAG
- a CDS encoding Glu/Leu/Phe/Val family dehydrogenase: MSLPAYRPPEDPGLWEAFLERLEKTLKVAAIHPTTVEYLAHPKRLVTVSLPVVMDDGKVRVFQGYRVVHDIARGPAKGGVRLHPKVTLGQTAGLAAWMTLKAAVYDLPFGGAAGGVAVDPKLLSRRELERLVRRYTAELVTLIGPDMDILGPDVGTDQQVMAWIMDTYSMTVGSTVPGVVTGKPHALGGTEGRDDAAGLGVALVLAELARRRGLPLKGAKVAVQGFGQVGGNFALHAERLGLKVVAVSTSRGALYREEGLPVKELLAHHEATGELPEYNLAPEELFALPVDYLVLAALEGALDGEGAKGVKAQAVLEAANFGLTPEAEAYLLGKGVLVVPDLLTGGGGLLASYLEWVQDLNMFFWSAEEVQESFAKSVAKAVGEVCAKAEALGSDLRTGALALALERVNEATRLRGVYP; encoded by the coding sequence ATGAGCCTGCCCGCCTACCGCCCTCCCGAGGACCCCGGCCTCTGGGAGGCCTTTTTGGAGCGGTTGGAGAAGACCCTGAAGGTGGCGGCCATCCACCCCACCACGGTGGAGTACCTGGCCCACCCCAAAAGGCTCGTCACGGTTTCCCTGCCCGTGGTGATGGACGACGGCAAGGTGCGGGTGTTCCAGGGCTACCGGGTAGTCCACGACATCGCCCGGGGGCCCGCCAAGGGCGGGGTGCGCCTCCACCCCAAGGTGACCCTGGGCCAGACCGCTGGCCTCGCCGCCTGGATGACCCTGAAGGCGGCGGTTTACGACCTGCCCTTTGGCGGGGCGGCGGGAGGGGTGGCGGTGGACCCCAAGCTCCTCTCCCGAAGGGAGCTTGAGCGCCTGGTGCGCCGCTACACCGCCGAGCTCGTCACCCTCATCGGCCCGGACATGGATATCCTGGGCCCCGACGTGGGCACGGACCAACAGGTGATGGCCTGGATCATGGACACCTACTCCATGACCGTGGGCTCCACCGTGCCCGGGGTGGTGACGGGGAAGCCCCACGCCTTGGGGGGCACCGAGGGGCGGGACGATGCCGCCGGGCTTGGGGTGGCCCTGGTCTTGGCGGAGCTCGCCAGGAGGCGGGGCCTACCCCTAAAGGGGGCCAAGGTGGCGGTCCAGGGCTTCGGCCAGGTGGGGGGGAACTTCGCCCTCCACGCCGAGCGCTTGGGCCTGAAGGTGGTGGCGGTTTCCACGAGCCGGGGGGCCCTTTACCGGGAGGAGGGGCTTCCCGTGAAGGAGCTCCTCGCCCACCACGAGGCCACGGGGGAGCTTCCCGAGTACAACCTGGCCCCCGAGGAGCTCTTTGCCCTTCCTGTGGACTACCTGGTCCTGGCCGCTTTGGAAGGGGCTTTGGACGGGGAAGGGGCCAAGGGGGTAAAGGCCCAGGCGGTCTTGGAGGCGGCCAACTTTGGCCTCACCCCCGAGGCCGAGGCGTACCTCCTGGGCAAGGGGGTCTTGGTGGTGCCCGACCTCCTCACCGGGGGCGGCGGGCTTTTGGCGAGTTACCTGGAGTGGGTGCAGGACCTCAACATGTTCTTCTGGAGTGCGGAGGAGGTGCAGGAGAGCTTTGCCAAGAGCGTGGCCAAGGCGGTGGGCGAGGTGTGCGCCAAGGCGGAGGCTTTGGGCTCGGACCTGCGCACCGGGGCCCTGGCCCTCGCCCTGGAGCGGGTGAACGAGGCCACGCGGCTTCGCGGCGTGTACCCCTAG
- a CDS encoding SPOR domain-containing protein — PSPTSTPPSTPAEPVVTVIPLPKAPEASATERAAPEEKPRQEEKPRAASPAPAPTPTGAYRVVVGAFANPENALRLERELKAKGYPARLEAAGSLTRVVVGPYATEREASQVAQALAAYGARVYRGQGALPPAEGQVYLQVGAFQKEENALALVGKLKEMGLPVVLVKDGVYRVRVGPVAEGEKEAMKAKVEALGLTALEVR, encoded by the coding sequence CCCCTAGCCCTACCTCTACCCCTCCCTCCACCCCCGCCGAGCCCGTGGTCACCGTGATTCCCCTTCCCAAGGCGCCCGAGGCTTCGGCCACGGAAAGGGCCGCACCCGAGGAGAAGCCGCGCCAAGAGGAAAAGCCCAGGGCGGCTTCCCCGGCGCCTGCCCCCACGCCCACGGGCGCCTACCGGGTGGTGGTGGGCGCTTTCGCCAACCCGGAGAACGCCCTGAGGCTAGAGCGGGAGCTTAAGGCCAAGGGGTACCCGGCCCGCCTCGAGGCCGCAGGAAGCCTCACCCGGGTGGTGGTGGGGCCCTACGCCACGGAGCGGGAAGCCTCCCAGGTGGCCCAGGCCTTGGCCGCTTACGGGGCGCGGGTCTACCGGGGCCAGGGGGCCCTTCCCCCGGCCGAGGGCCAGGTCTACCTCCAGGTGGGGGCTTTCCAAAAGGAGGAAAACGCCTTGGCCCTGGTGGGGAAGCTTAAGGAGATGGGGCTACCGGTGGTCCTGGTGAAGGACGGGGTGTACCGGGTACGGGTGGGGCCGGTGGCGGAAGGGGAGAAGGAAGCCATGAAGGCGAAGGTGGAGGCCTTGGGCCTAACGGCCTTGGAGGTGCGATGA